A window of Toxotes jaculatrix isolate fToxJac2 chromosome 11, fToxJac2.pri, whole genome shotgun sequence genomic DNA:
CTTATCATTGGTTTGCTGATGTTGAACCTTTATCAAATCAGTGTCTACTGCCAATAAAGGTTCCTTCTTGTCAACAGCCATAAGAAAAGTCTGTAAAAGCTGCAGTgaattttttagtttttattttattgttcagATATTTTTGTTGAATGTTTCACAAGAACAACAACGTCAGGTTCATTCTTTTCGTATTATCTTTGGACAAGCAGACTCTCTCTTAATTTTATAATAACTGTCACAATATTTGATTCTTGATGTTTTATCATTGTCACTTGAACCTTGTGTGAGTTTTGTTTGTGAAATAACACTCGCACTTCCTCTTCCCAGGATGCCCTAGCTCTCATCAGATTAGATGAGCTTTTCCTAGAAAGCTTTGATGTCACAGACGGTAAGATCGCTCCACCATgttactgtctgtctgctctgaaaTGGTCCACATTTTATTAAcacttttctttccctgttgAAAAATGAACTAAATGTCCAGTTTCTTGGTGTGCATTGTGATTTCACATGTTTTTTGTCCTGGTAGTGAAACCTCTGAAGGGAGACCACTTATCCAGAGCCATCGGAAGAGTAGCAGGGAAGGGAGGAAAAACCAAATTCACCATTGAAAATGTCACAAAGACTCGCATTGTGCTTGCAGACACGTGAGCTCTCTAAATTATTCCCACATcattacagtgaaataaaaatcatgatAATTTTGTGGTTACAGTTTTATTACAGTAATTACTGACCACTAAtcggctattttttttttaaacctcctTCTTGTCTCTCAACAGAAAAGTTCACATATTAGGGTCTTTTCAGAATATCAAGATGGCCCGGACAGCGATCTGTAACTTAATCTTGGGTAAGATGGATACTGTTTTTTGTAGTTGATCATATGATTGATGTCACATTTAGAACAGTTTCTCTGAATCTACATGTAGTGCTGAGTAATAACCTTTAAACCCTTTTGCCCTTACAGGAAGTCCACCTTCAAAGGTCTATGGCAACATCAGAGTGGTGGCAAGCAGAGCTGCGGAGAGGTTCTGAAGTCTGATTCGTTGCCATGTGTATTTATCTCTTCCCCCATTGGCTGGTGGAATTCCCGCTGTGATCCTTGTTGTTAAGACTGGTGACTGCCTTTTGGACCCACATCTCAGGTTCGTCTGTAATGGCCTCATGTTTCcagctggttttttttttggatcagtTGGTTCCAAATGTGAGGAGAAAGTTATGATACATGCATAAACAGAATGCAGGTATCTGAAAATATGAgtttgtgtaaataaatgaaaaacataaatcacCTTAAGATTGAGTTCAGTTGTCATTGAAGTGTGTACGGTGTCAGGACCAAGAACTAATTCATCAACACTGAAGGATGACTGTACGCTGCCTCCTGACAATTCAATTTTATGTCGATGCAGTTCTGGTCGATAACATCCTGTAGAAAttaggttttaaaaaaataacgACAGAAAACCCATTACTTTCAACATTTCaaagtttatttaaattttatttaattttcatacagtatcAAGTTTCCAACAGTCCCACAGCATAAGATGCAGCatgcagaaaaaggaaaaaaaaaaaaaaagttctcaaaCTTAAATCTTTTCAGATATCCCCCACACAAACTAAAAAGAACCCAAGTCCCTCAGAGAAAAAGTAGCACTTACAAACTAAAGCGCGATCTGAACTATACAGAGAACAGAGCCAGAACTGCATTTAACAAATACTTATatacaaaagaaaggaaaaaaaaccccataaaaTTTTCCCCTTTAAGCTGAGTACAGTGTGTGGCAGTTTGAGACAGGATCAGATATGCAACTTTCACTGGAATAGAAGCATCTCGCTGACCCGGGTAAAATACAAAAAGTTACATGTAGTTCAGTTCATTTGGATTACCTCTCATAATATGTGTACATTTACCAAAGTTTGGCAACATCCATATTGTATACCATTAAATTCTTAAATATATTAACATCACCATCCATGTGTAAACAAGAGGATTATTTCAAAAAATTGATCTACATgcacaacaaaaaatatatttccatGTCATGCAAGCACAGGGAGGCCCAAGTCGTGCAGAGCTTTGGGATAAGGGACAACAGAGCACTCCAGATTCACATCTCTGACTGAAAACTCCTGCTCAAACCAGCAGTCGGCctccaaagcaaaacaaaaagctaTCCCGATGCCATTTATAGTAGGAAGCATTTTTCCCTTAGAAATTAAAATTTggttgaatttgtttttctccctgtttGTATTAGTGGGTGGAAGGGGGAGAAAATGAGGTGAttgtggcaggaaaaaaaagagggagaggaagccAACTTTTGAAATGTACACGTtcaaaagggggaaaaaaaaaaagtaactacAATATACAGTCTATCCCATTGCACACTGATCATGCCAACATGTTAAGATCTTAAGTGTTCGTGTTGCGTTAAAGAAAACTCTGACCCGTCCTGCGCTGTACTGAGAAAGGTAAGTATCCAGAAGGGCTCATGTTAAGCAGAGGCAAAGCCTTCTCCTCTTGCTGTTAAAGAAGATGAGCACATTGATTACCTAATATACACATATAGGTTAAAAAACGCTGCCTGCAGATAAGTCTCTTAAATTGCTATATACTCGCACAAACAATGTATAATCTCACCATTATTCACTCTTAAAACTATTATTCTCAGTTCTTAGCCAAGTCCATCTAGCCGCTGTCCTTAACGTTAAATAAAAGTCTTGAAATTCTAATGATTCCACTATATATCTTTAGTCATTGAGTGCAGAGCTATTCTTTGCATTGGAGATTGTCGTATGGATGCACACGGTTAAATGCAAAATACTTCAAGAGTAAACCATGTATCACTTTGCAGCCACAAATTATTTTGGAAAGACATTTTCTTGGCATTAATTTATCTACCTATAATTTCATGACAGGAAACAAGGATAATCTCCAACAATATAAACACATTCTTcagtataaataaaaactaGCAATCttattacaaaaaagaaaaacatgaactgCTTTGCTAAGTGTGACTGGAAGCTTTACTGGTCTAAAGCAAACTGTTCGTGTgaaagctaaagaaaaaaaagtcaaaactgaaATTTAGTTTTGCATCTAATGTGACTCGCGCAGTTACAAGTGTCACGAGCCAGTCTGTCCGGCgtgaatgacagcagagacGATGGGTAATAACTTGGACTGGTTTCTGGATATGTTCTGGTTGGCACTTCATACCCTACTTTCTAGTTGTACTGTAAGTCAAGTGTTAATATACTATACACTTCCCCTCACGAGACAACCATAGATATActtgtattttttcttctttataaaagacaagaacaaaaaataaatatcaaaaataacaattaacaaaaaaaaaagagagaagaaaggatgaaatatgAACAAGCCAACCAGCCTCCTCACTGAGCCCCCTTTCTCCCCCCTCATCCAAATTCAGAGATGCTCTTTCAAATGACAAATAGATGAATCTGCCTTCAGTCTCTTAAAGTGCTACGACCGGGTTATTGAGAGGATTTAAAGTTCAATAACACTTCAAAGTTGGCTTCACGAGGCCCGTGgtttctgaaagaaaaagtggcttcacagaagaaagaaagagataaagagataaagagagagagagagagagagagagagagagagagagagagagaatactTCCATTGAGTTACACAGAGAGCGTTTTGCCGGACGTCTTGAGCAGATCTTCAGAGATGGTGGAGAAAGCGAGTGtcgaggaggaagggggggaaTCGGCGAGCAGTAGGAGCGCTCACACGTCCACCACCATCTTTTTGTGTATATCGAGACCTCCGACCACCTGGAAGAACGAGTGAGAGGGaggcaaaagaaaacacattcattAATCCAGGGCTCTTAGAGGCAGTGATGGTAACTGTGAAGGCTGAGACCTCTGGACTCCTCCTGTCAGTGAGAGTAGGCCCTTTTTCTCAAAGACATTTAGCTcatcaaagcaggaaaaacactggtgttgctaataatattaatgataacttaggtctcagtgtctctgtaaGCCATGACAGTCAACCAGCATTCACAGTAACGACCCTGGTACTGCTAAGCATGCTTCTGCTAATCACGAGTGATATGAAGTACTTGTTGAGGGACTCCTGAGAGACACATTAAAGTTAGTCAGCCTTAGCCAAGGTTACTATATAATCCAGCCTCTGTCCTTAACATTAAATAAGTAATCTGAActttgtgtgtaaaatcagtgatcCCCTTTAGTCGAAAAATCGTTTCAGCAACACGTTACAGTAAAGTTTTACCTCTAAAATGTGTTGAAGGTGTAAAGACTTTTAATACGACCAGCCTTTTGAgaaagtgtatttttacattcatCGTCTTTTGACACCCTCTTTGTTGCAGTTTCCTTCACCCCACAGTGCTCAGATCAGGACAACTATAATCCAGACAGAAATCATGTCACACAGTCTCTTCTTGGAGCCTTGAAGTGTTTGAGCAGCGCCGCTTTGTTAAAAACAGGATGTAATATTCTCCTGCGCCATCCTGAAAATACACTCTCGCAAGGACGAGAGCCTTTTTAGTTCAAGGCTCCGGAGATACAGCGATCACATGTGGGCCTTGTGTCTGTCAGAGTTAGAATCGGTGcctttcatttcagaaaatgtcTCCGAGCGAAGCAGGCTCCACTGGGGTCCAACAAGAGACACGTTGTGTGGATGATACTTTTTAACAAGAGAATGCTAATTGTGCTAACAGAGACTTTGCTCCGCTCTTTGATCTTAAATTAGATAATTAAGGCCATGTACTTTTTCATCTCAGCGGTAAGGCTGGTATTTAAATCAGCGTGACAGCAGTGTGGTCACATGTTTGCAAAAGTCTTAGCTCTCAGCAAAGATTTCTGTCGATATCTTTACGAACAGCACTGCTAGATAGCACAGATCCTCCTACAGTTCATATAAGTAAAGAGATAACTATGTTTGGTACCTCAGCTGTCATGGATACCATCTGCACATTATTACAGACTGTGGCCAAGTCTTTAAAGAGCAGATTCAGTGAGTAACACAGTCGCAATTGAATCAAAAGTGCAATAGAGCAGCCATGTCCTAATGTGAACTACATCAAACTGCTGTGACTCCAGCAGCCACCGATACAAATCCAAAACCACTTTACAATCTCAGAAGCATTTCAGACATGTGAATCCTTTTTGTATGAAGCAggtctgtatgagtgtgttcGGTGGTTGGAGAAATTTCGAAATAATGTTAGCTTGACTTAATTAAGGCCTGGGCATTGAGTCCAGTTCAATAAAGGACTTTACAGCAGAAATACCTTCTCCCCAGTGTTGCAATAATCATCTCACTGCAGTAATACAGCAGAGTCTCTCCCTGTTCGCCACTGCAGGCTGAAAACTCATCTTTTCAGAGAAATTCATTAACCCTCCACCCTTCCTCACCCAGATTCGCTCTACTGGTTCTAATATTGtcttatttttgtgcttttatatctcatttctctctccctaATATGAGAGCTCCCCCTCTCACATGATCATCCCAGGATTATAAGAATAATGTCAAGGCAGTGTGCCCCCCTGACTCCTGCTTTCACACTATAAATATAAGCTTATTTCCCAGTCGTTAGGTTGGCTTCAGTTGCCTGGGTCAGTATTCCTGTAGCGTAACGCAGCCAAAATGCTAGCTCATCATATGTAGTAAGAAATCACCGGCCTATGTTTACAGCACTTGACACCGTATTTCAACAGGAAGTGTGAAACTGAAACCCTGTGATGCCGAGCCTAAGCAAAAAGCTGTTTCCAGGGTTTTCTGCCCCTTTGACATTCGCCCTCACCACAACAGGCTGCATCAGCAGAAATGTCACCGTGCCCCAAAATACCCCAGGAGGGCTTCCACTTACTGCACAGAACTCTTCAAAGGATATCCTGCCGTCTCCGTCCTTGTCTGCGTTTATAATGGTCTTGTCCACAATCTGCTGGAGCTGCGTGTCCTTCAGGTTGTTGCCTACCATCATCTTCAGCACCTGGAAGAGCTCGCCATTGGAGATGTAGCCATCCTTGTCCATGTCGTAGATCCTGAAAGCGACTGTGGCGCAGGGCGTGGCGTCAGGGAGGGCGGGAACAGAAGCAGGGGCAGACATGAGTGTAAACTAGTTACACAGCAACACCCTCAAAGAACCAAATGTTAAGAGAACTTGTTTTTGATTTATCTCTGGTCACCTGCTGACAAACACTTGAAAGAACAAGTCTTTCACCTTTACCTGTTCTGTAACTTTGTCCCTGCTGACCACTGTACACTCTCgagcaaaccaaaacaataatcCCTTATCAAAAAACTGGTAGAGTGACAATTCTACATTAATTAGTGGGTTAATCAGATCTGATAGGAgattcttttttcatttagcCATTTCTTAGCAAGTGAGCCAGGAAGTTAATTTTCTACACTCCTCAAGGGTTTTTTCTGCAGACGTAGGACCAGGTTAGACAAACAGAACAGGGGAGACGCAGGAGACAAAGCTCCAGCAGGTTTAGCCcacaaagcagcaaaacaaacttACACCGCAGCTTCTGTTCCTTGTCCCCCTTGACGCTGAACTGTGAGACTCCCTCGATGAACTCTGGGAGAGGAGAATAACAATCAGTGCCCATAACGGTTTCCACATAATATACACTTCAATATTACAGACATTAATGTCTTTATATTATGGTATGTATTCTTTGTCATATATAATGATAATGTAAAGACTGTGGCAAAGGCAGAGGTGCAGGGATATACTTCACATTGATTAACAGCACAATATATTTTAGACAgtctaaaagagagagagggagtctAAAATTTCAAAGCCCTTCTTCTGTAATGAGGAGCTGAGAGACGAGCGAGGCTGCTGGGTGCAAAGTCCCTAGATATcgagattatttttaatcatgAACTGTAGTTGAACTGCAGAGACAGTTGTGTATTTCTAAACTTGGAGAACAATAAATCAGTTTTGTAAAAACTTATCTTTAAGGGTCAACCCTTGTGCTCCCTTTTGCTGCCACCAGTATAAGCAGTATTTGCATTGACGGCGTTCTTTTATTGCTTGATCCTGGTTTTGTTTGGTGCTTGTTTAGCACATGCACATTTCTGATTTACATACTGttgaaatataaatattcatATGAGATTCTATTGGCTTGCTGCAAAACAGGTCTTTGTTTGTTGGACTTGCACACAGTGCTTTCacattttacatacatttacattttccccTGTCAGTAGACAGTCATATTCATATCTTCTGCACAACTTATATTCAGTCAAGTATAGAGAAATATTTTGAGTGAAAACAATGGATTTTGTGACACctttcttttctattctttACTTGATAATTTAATGAACTGCTGAGCTCctgttttaaagttgtgatAAAATTTAGGATAGCAATCATCTTGTAGCGATACGATCCCAGCAGTGTTGTGGTACCTTTAAAAACTTTTCAACAACTATCACAGACCAAAATAAAGTCGTAAACTCAGGTACAGACACCACAGAGTTTATTGCATACCTTTAAAGTCCACCTCTCCATTCCCGTCCGTGTCAAATATGTCGATAACCCTTTGCACCAGCGGGTTCTGTTGCAGCTCAGGCAGCGACATGAACTCCTCCACGCTGAGTGAGCCAGAGTTATCTAGGTCGAGTTTCTTAAACCTCTTCCCTAGCCTCTTAATCTCATCAGCATCGACTGAatggggagaaaaagaaagagagaaagggggaaaagaTCCGGATgagacatttacattttcagctgGTGTTCTTATTTAATGCCTAGATCATCATAATTACAAGAAAACAACTGGTAAAGTGTACACGAGTCTGACTCAGGGTGCCCTAACAGCCCCCTAAACTCAGAGCCATATAGGGAAGTATTACTGGGGTGCAAAGAAAAAGGCAAGAGTTAAAAGTGACAGATAAAAATGAGCCACAGTGCACAGCTTACccgcaaaaaaaaacaaaaaacaaaaaaaacacaccaactaAACCTTTAGATATGtatgcaaaatataaatatccTTGCTAAAACCTGCATGAACTGTAGTCATAAATTTTAGTAGCCACCACTCGCAACTAGGTCAAGGACGCCACTTCCGGCCTGCACAGGACTGAGCTAACCGCTCCAAGCTGTAGACCCCCAGTAACCACAGTACATTTTGTTCTGCTCTGCCACAGAGAGACATGAAATGGgtgaaacaactgaaaaaagcTCCAGCTGCTAGACTGCAAATATTACACGCAGCCAGCCCTGGTACTGCTCTGATAATACTGCACTGAACATGAAATAGGTAGAGAAATGAAAGGTGTAGAGATGAAAGGGTAGAGGAGACGGAGTAACAGAGGAATtagaagaaagagagataaataaataaatagatataaTTATTGCAAACTTACAGCCTTTGTTGTCTACTGGTGCTTTTTTATCAGAAGGGAACTGGATCTTTTGTTCCCCTGCCATCAGAAACAGCCTTAACTCACTTGCCAGTACACTGAACAACGGCAAGGAGTAATCCAGAAGCAATAACAAAGCCAGTTGTTAATTACTATATAAGCTCATTCACACATAGTCACGTGATCCCGATGGCCAACCACAAACTACTACACTGCCTGCTTTAATCTGGAGTCCTAAATGACACAGGCTATCTATtaatctgaacacacagctaacagagggaaggagggacaATGGGGAGGTGTGACAAATTTATGAGGCTAAGAATTCAGTTCATTCCAGTTCTGATCAGGTTTACTGACCTCCACAAGGACAACCAGTTCAGGGAAAGCTCATGGAAAAGTTCACATCATATCA
This region includes:
- the ppp3r1a gene encoding calcineurin subunit B type 1; this translates as MGNEASYPLEMCSHFDADEIKRLGKRFKKLDLDNSGSLSVEEFMSLPELQQNPLVQRVIDIFDTDGNGEVDFKEFIEGVSQFSVKGDKEQKLRFAFRIYDMDKDGYISNGELFQVLKMMVGNNLKDTQLQQIVDKTIINADKDGDGRISFEEFCAVVGGLDIHKKMVVDV